In Stieleria varia, one genomic interval encodes:
- a CDS encoding HNH endonuclease — MNESTKTIVRERAGHRCEYCRLHQDDSPLATLHVEHIVPRKHGGTNDLDNLALACIDCNLHKGPNLTGIDPETGEITVLLPSASRQLGRAL, encoded by the coding sequence GTGAACGAATCAACCAAGACGATCGTTCGGGAAAGGGCGGGGCATCGCTGCGAATACTGTCGGCTACACCAAGACGACTCGCCCTTGGCCACACTGCATGTCGAGCATATTGTCCCTCGAAAGCATGGCGGGACCAACGATCTAGACAATCTGGCCTTGGCCTGCATTGACTGCAATCTGCACAAAGGTCCCAACTTGACGGGCATCGATCCTGAAACAGGAGAAATCACTGTCCTGCTTCCATCCGCGTCAAGACAATTGGGACGAGCACTTTGA